The Thermoflavifilum sp. genome contains a region encoding:
- the dcd gene encoding dCTP deaminase yields MRMILSDKRILEEIEKGNIVIEPFNREYLGSNSYDVHLGKYLAVYRDYELDARKHNLIEEIEIPENGYVLKPGILYLGVTQEYTETHAFVPFLEGKSSTGRLGIHIHATAGKGDVGFCNTWTLEISVVQPVRIYAGMPIGQLIYFPVDGDVINTYDRKPDAKYNQRSYKPVESMMWKNKF; encoded by the coding sequence ATGCGTATGATCCTTTCCGACAAACGTATCCTCGAAGAAATTGAAAAAGGCAATATCGTCATCGAACCTTTTAACCGGGAATATCTGGGAAGCAATTCTTATGATGTTCATCTCGGCAAATATTTAGCCGTGTATCGCGACTATGAACTGGATGCACGAAAACATAATCTCATTGAAGAGATCGAAATTCCCGAAAACGGTTATGTATTGAAACCCGGTATTCTGTATCTGGGTGTAACGCAGGAATACACGGAAACACATGCTTTTGTTCCCTTTCTTGAAGGTAAATCATCTACCGGCCGACTGGGCATTCATATTCACGCGACGGCAGGCAAAGGCGATGTGGGATTCTGTAATACCTGGACGCTTGAGATTTCGGTTGTTCAGCCCGTTCGGATTTATGCAGGTATGCCCATCGGGCAGCTTATCTATTTTCCGGTCGACGGCGATGTCATCAACACGTACGATCGCAAACCGGATGCAAAATACAACCAACGCTCCTATAAGCCTGTGGAAAGCATGATGTGGAAAAACAAATTTTAA